The following DNA comes from Aythya fuligula isolate bAytFul2 chromosome 14, bAytFul2.pri, whole genome shotgun sequence.
AGGAAGCTGTCCCTGTAAGTAAAACCAATGGCAAAGCGAGGGGCAGGCTTATCTTCTGTGCAGCCAAAGCTGCATATTGATTTGCCtaataaataattcaaacaCCAGATAAGAGCATAAGACATGTCAGAATTTTGTATTGGTCATCCTCAGGTGAACTTTCATCATAAtgacaccccccaaaaaaggtttttttcctgctgtggtgACATCCCAGAAGGCCAAATAATGCATGTACTCTCCAGGTCTACTTGCTTCCTGCAAGCAAGCCCTCACCAGTGCTTTGTTGCATGTTCCCTCAACAGGCTGACTGCAGCACATATCCCAACATGACAAATGAGGAAGGCAAAATGACGTTACTCTGCAACAAGATGTTCAGCCCTGTCTGTGGCACTGATGGGGTCACCTACGACAACGAGTGCATGCTGTGTGCCCACAATGTGTGAGTACTGCGGGTGAGAGCTGCCTGGGGAGGCAACCATGAGGCTGGCATGGGATTTCTACTGAGGCCTCTTCTGTGCCCAGTGCCACAGAGCAATAGCATTTCTGTCTTTGAGACCATTGGGTACCATCCTGTGTCTGGGGGGGGGACCCAGGCCAAGCCCCCTGGGGGGTGGCTGAAGGCAGCCTCCCCTGGAGGCCAGCCCTGAGTGTGCTCGGAGGCAGGAGTGCTTCCAGGGCTGGTGTCTCAGGCAGTGTGAGCAGCTGAAGCTGGACATCTCCTGTACCTGTGGCTGATCAGCATTGCTGGGACATGGAGTGTAGCACAGCAGGATGCAGGCAGAGTCCCCTAACAtcaatctttttcttcctagagAGCAAGGGACCAGCGTCGGCAAGAAGTATGATGGCAAATGTAAGAAGGAAGTTGCTACAGTAAGTGTGAGCTGCCTAATGAAGGGTTAGCTTCTGGTCCTACTGATTTCAATGGAAACACAGCCAGTGTTTGTAACAGCATCAGGAGCATCACTTGGGCTTCAGCACAGGGAAGATTTTGCCTTCTGCACATGTAATACACATTAATGTGGATAAtgtcagaaaaagaagagggtGAATGCACAGGAAAGGATTGGTAAAAGATCATCAGCAGAAATAATCCATCAAGGCAGAACTGAGAGTAAGAACAGAGGGCCATCACTGGGGTCAGACCAGTGGGCCATCAAGCCCATGGTAGCTTGATGTAGAGCTCACTCTTAGGGGCCATAAGGACTGTGTCGGGAGAGAGTAAAAGTAGGGTGAGTAAATACAGGTCTTCCTGAACACTATTCCAACCTCCAGCTATTTTCAGGTGATGGAACTCAGCTAGGTGTGATTTCTGTGCAGTCAGTGAGCCTCAATGTATTTCTCTCCCATGAAATTCTCCAGCCTCTTTCTGTAaccatatacttttttttttctttttctttttttttttttttttttccctgtactaCAATGCCCCTCAGCGAGTGCAGTACCCatttcacaaagaaacaaaatcccaCTCCCATGGCATCTAGCTAAGTGCTGATATTTTAAGCCTATGGGAGAGATATGGGACCATTATACAGGTATCAGTGCTGTCTCTTCTCCAGACACCAGcgtttttccatttaatttcctGGCCAGGTTGGGAACATGGTGCAATGTGACTGTAAGCACAGCACGTTCAGTgagtgagctgctgctgcagcttggaaatgcagcagccaggctgtgaTATACATCTCTTAAACAGGAAATTATgctctatttttatattattaaattctGGCATAGGAGAATCACACCTCAGTCGATATCAGATCGTGCAAGgaagttaattatttttagttagaTCACTATCGTTAGCACTGCAGCCGCAGTTAGGGGTTCAAGCCCTTCTGCTATCGACTACTTCCCACCCTTTGCATTAAGGCTTCTTGTTCTGCAGGTTAACTGCAGCGGCTACCCTAAACCTGCCTGCACGATGGAATACATGCCTCTCTGTGGCTCCGACAACAAAACGTACGGCAACAAGTGCAACTTCTGCAATGCAGTCGTGTAAGTGCAACAACCGCGGGGCGCGTTCGCGTTGTCGGCTGCCTCCTACAGGCACAAATTTGCACggtttctgctttctttgctgaCCAGGCATTCGGGGTAGAAAAGAATAGCAGGCTTTGTACCAACCGCtcgtttgtgtgtgtgtgtgtttttttttgtttttttttttttttcgtcaGAGCGTCCAAAGAGCTATGTCTGGTTTATTAGTATGGAGGGTTTGAAGACAATTAACCTGAATGgtgtttttcttgcttattgcaaagaaaattaaatttggagTTTCGTTACAGTTcccccaaatatttttctgaatgggTTAAATGATTTCACTCATTTCTTCATAATCAAATAGCTAATGAGACTCTGAGTCCCCCAGTTTTTGGCTCGGGGCAGGATCCTAATGTCTTCTCTAGAAACCAAGTGAAAGAACAGATTACAGCACACAGGGCTCCGTGTCTaatccatttttctctctcctcactTTCAGGGACAGCAATGGGACTCTCACTTTAAGCCATTTTGGAGAATGCTGAATATCAGTGCTGAGAGAATTTACCACTGGATCCCCACTGGCAAATCCCAGCTAGAGATCTCACCTCAGTTCATCTCGCTCTCTGGGGAACTCAGCTCactcctgattttctttctcaataaACTAAATCAGCAACATTTCTTTGTCTTGTTTAATGCTCTGCCTCATGCAACGTTTTCTTCTGATTTGTTGAATGATGATGCCAGGCTGAATATGTTCCATGCTCATAGCTCTGGGATATAACAAGAACAACATCTTGCTCCCCTCACTGtcataaaaggcagaaaattaaatacagatgCATAAACCTCAGCTGTGTGACTTTGCACATAAATGATACTCAGACTACATTAGTGTTCAGACCCTTTTAGACAGTTGAAATAGTGCTCTGAACTGGTGAGGCTAGCAGATCTCTACTAAGGTATTTCTAGTGCACTTTCCCCATGCAGGCACCTGCAGCAAAGCAGTTCAGCCTGGTGATGAGCAAGCCCAGAGCTGTTGCCTGGCCTCCTGAGCACAGCCCTTACCTAAAGGCATAGCAAAGCCCGTATTTTTCAGTCATGTGAGTGGGCCATGCCTGTTTTTCTGGGACCTCCAAATGACATGTTTCTAGATTTTCCCCTCATCTTGGAATTTTAttccacatattttaaaataaatatctttttaaagctTGTTTCTACTCCTGTCTGCTTGTCTTCTCTCTTAGTTCTTAATAGCATCGTGATCCTTGTGAGTCCAAGAAGTTTTTGCAGTCCAAGGACAAAGTACACTTCTGGTTTTAAGAGTGTGACCTCTGTCATTGGTGCATTgtctgtgaaaattattttgcttttgtcctTTGTTTGTGTATTGAATTGGTGGGTTTTTGATCCACACaagagaaacataaataaattgGGCATATCCCTTCTAAAGAATAATGTCTCCCTTAAGTGTTCTTTTTCCTTGGCGGAatgaagtcatttaaaaaaaaggatgctttgGTGGTAAAACAAAGGATTTATGTTGAGATGGGCAGATGGATGAAGCAGAGATTTCCAGTCTGGATTTTCTGGGATCCAGGCTACAGGCTTTGTTCTGTCATCATCAGGCTATCAGTCTGCTGCTGCAAATCTAAACGATGCTAATGGTTTTTAGGGAAAATAACAATTGTTACTTCTTTGCAGATGCCTGTAAAAGTTTCTCATGTGCTTCTGTAGTCCAAGGACTCCCTTCAGTGTCTGGGACACTCTCTTGCTTGACCTCCCAGTTCACAGTTTCCCTGGATTTACTGCAGTTTAATGATGCTTTATGGGATGaggcatgaaaataaaagaccTTTCTTTCTGGAAGCCATTCATTTCAGATCAACAAAATTTTGCTCGTGAGAAAGCCCTGCGTGTAGCACTGATAACGTGCACATAGAGGAAATCTGTCAGCATTCTCTCTTTAGGTTTGTACAGTTGTTCTTCTGCCCACAGGAATTTTCCATGGTCCTTCAGAAAGCACCTGTCATATATTTCACTTCAAATAATGACACAGAGGGCGTATCTAACATATTTAAACTTCTTGTGATTCCTGTTGATAAAGAAGCATTCTTTATGGCTTACAGCATGGCTTACCTCTGCTAAGCATCATCAAGATTTACCACTCTGACAACAGACCAGGaatgttatttcagaataaGGGTGGATAAGAGAGATGCGaacgcacgcacacacacacgtatgtGCATGATTACGATCTGAGGGCAGCATTAGGGCTGCATTCACTGAGGAAAAGGTGGACAGACACCCCAGCCACCATGAGGACGGCAGgcgtggtggtgctgctggctctcgCCCTTTGCTGCTGCCCAGGTGAGTGGctttgctgcctcctgctctgtgcttcaCTAAGTGCTGGctgcctttaaaaacacaaaaacatccTCAGACTGGAAGGAGCTTCATTCTACAAGGACTTATTTACTCCTAGAGAGATGGTGTTGAAAAGACTTGACATCAAAGACTATCACTTAGGGGGTAATATTTTAGCAACAGAACTGAGTGGGTAAGAACAACTGTGGGAACAGCTCCGCGCTCGGTGCTAGTTTATGCATAATGAAGGAGGTGACATGTACGTGGTACCACCCGGCGACTCAGACATCCAGTGTTTAACCTCTGAAACATTGCCGAatcacaaattattttcctgaatggCAGTGAATGTTTCTTGCAGTCATCCTGAACTGAGGCACAGTTTGAGAGCCTGAGCAGTTGTAGAAGCTTTAGAGGAGTTACACCTCACTAAATACTCCTGTTATTTAAGCAGTATTATGGAAATACATATAAGAAGCTGCCTCCATGTACCTGCCAGCTTTATGGCCCTGTTTTCCTCAATAATGTGCTTGTCTTTGAGTACATATCCTTGTTCATCCTGTGAATCATGGAAAAtgactttctcttttctttcatttcgTATACCCTTTTCCATCTGGGCTGTAACCCTCCTGAAAAAAATTGCAGTACAGCACCAATGTTGTAAACATCCAATATGGCACAAAATTTTGCCTGAAATTCCTTTTGTCTAAGAGTCACTTGCTAATAACCACTGAATTGAAAGTTGTTTATTCAGGACATGTAGTCAAAGCTTTCAACACTAACAGAAGAGATGAATTGCATTCGTGTCAtacttcaactttttttttctcttttccagataCTGTTGCACTGAAGGTAAGG
Coding sequences within:
- the LOC116494982 gene encoding ovomucoid-like, whose amino-acid sequence is MAGVFVLLSLVLCCFPDAAFGVEVDCSRFPNTTNEEGKEVLLCTKELSPICGTDGVTYSNECLLCAYNIEYGTNISKDHDGECKEAVPADCSTYPNMTNEEGKMTLLCNKMFSPVCGTDGVTYDNECMLCAHNVEQGTSVGKKYDGKCKKEVATVNCSGYPKPACTMEYMPLCGSDNKTYGNKCNFCNAVVDSNGTLTLSHFGEC